From a region of the Mycobacterium sp. SMC-8 genome:
- a CDS encoding energy-coupling factor ABC transporter ATP-binding protein, whose amino-acid sequence MAEDPAGAIVVDGVSHSFGDRPVLRDISLTLAEHRVAIVGANGSGKSTLARLFNGLVLPDAGSVRVHGLDTRRSAKQVRRQVGFVFTDPDRQILMPTVAEDVELSLSRQSLDRQTRAAKVAQVLERFGLAGHADQPAHLLSGGQKQLLALATVLVTEPTVVVADEPTTLLDLRNTRMLRKAFAALDTQVVIVTHDLDLADDADRVIVLEDGRVIADDVPPVALATYRRLMA is encoded by the coding sequence ATGGCTGAGGATCCGGCAGGCGCGATCGTCGTTGACGGGGTCTCCCACTCCTTCGGCGACCGACCCGTGCTGCGCGACATCTCGCTGACCCTCGCCGAGCACCGAGTCGCCATCGTCGGCGCCAACGGCAGCGGGAAATCCACACTGGCACGGCTGTTCAACGGGTTGGTGCTGCCCGATGCAGGGTCGGTGCGCGTGCACGGTCTGGACACCCGGCGTTCGGCCAAACAGGTCCGCCGGCAGGTCGGTTTCGTGTTCACCGATCCGGACCGCCAGATCCTGATGCCCACCGTCGCTGAGGATGTCGAACTCTCGCTGTCCCGCCAGTCGCTGGACCGGCAGACCCGCGCTGCGAAGGTGGCGCAGGTGCTGGAACGGTTCGGGTTGGCCGGGCACGCCGACCAACCCGCGCACCTGCTGTCCGGCGGCCAGAAGCAGTTGCTGGCGCTGGCGACGGTGCTGGTCACCGAGCCGACCGTGGTGGTGGCCGACGAGCCGACGACGCTGCTCGACCTGCGCAATACCCGGATGTTGCGAAAAGCCTTCGCCGCGTTGGACACCCAGGTGGTGATCGTCACCCATGATCTGGATCTGGCCGACGACGCCGACCGCGTCATCGTGCTCGAGGACGGCCGGGTGATCGCCGACGATGTACCGCCGGTCGCGCTGGCCACCTACCGGCGGCTGATGGCGTGA
- a CDS encoding energy-coupling factor transporter transmembrane protein EcfT, with protein sequence MTVLGDYRPGTSWLHRLPAGAKLLALGGLIVAMTVWVDSPVRLGVVAGIVLAGVLSARLNVWALILQLRQVLWVVGFIFVLQVVLTDWRRALVVCGVLLLAVCLAAMVTSTTRTTDMLDAATRAMNPMARFGFPVRQVAIALALTIRSIPLLVEIIGQVDEARRARGLRVTPRIVFVPVIVGALRAADDFNEALIARGID encoded by the coding sequence GTGACGGTCTTGGGGGATTACCGGCCCGGAACGTCGTGGCTGCATCGCCTGCCGGCCGGGGCGAAGCTGCTCGCGCTCGGTGGACTGATCGTCGCGATGACGGTGTGGGTGGATTCGCCGGTGCGGCTCGGCGTCGTGGCCGGAATCGTTCTGGCAGGCGTGCTTTCGGCGCGGCTGAACGTGTGGGCGCTGATTCTGCAGCTGCGGCAGGTGCTGTGGGTCGTCGGGTTCATCTTCGTATTGCAGGTCGTGCTCACCGACTGGCGTCGCGCGCTGGTGGTGTGTGGGGTGCTGCTGCTCGCGGTGTGCCTCGCGGCGATGGTGACGTCGACGACGCGGACAACCGACATGCTGGACGCGGCCACCCGGGCGATGAATCCCATGGCGCGGTTCGGGTTTCCGGTCCGGCAGGTCGCCATCGCGTTGGCTTTGACCATCCGGTCGATCCCGCTGTTGGTCGAGATCATCGGCCAAGTGGACGAGGCGCGACGGGCCCGCGGGCTGCGGGTCACCCCGCGGATCGTGTTCGTGCCCGTGATCGTCGGTGCGCTTCGTGCCGCCGACGACTTCAACGAAGCGCTCATCGCCCGCGGCATCGACTGA
- a CDS encoding arsenate reductase ArsC, whose amino-acid sequence MTDSPVTDGRRRDLSVDQRLALRTAATRLDGEFNGSFGTETIERFLHSSYDQFAGRATIPNFLPLLAERFARQRLHALARVEGRVSDGRPTVLFLCTHNAGRSQMALGYFTHLAGDLAIAWSGGSEPGTEINPAAIAAMAEVGIDITGEYPKPWTDEIVQAADVVITMGCGDACPVFPGKRYENWDLPDPAGQGVDAVRPIRDQIEQRIQRLLSDLGVAAQQHDRSSE is encoded by the coding sequence ATGACTGACAGTCCCGTCACCGATGGCCGCCGCCGTGATCTCTCGGTCGATCAGCGGTTGGCCCTGAGAACGGCCGCGACCCGGCTGGATGGTGAGTTCAACGGGTCCTTCGGCACCGAAACCATCGAGCGCTTTCTGCACTCGTCCTACGACCAGTTCGCCGGCCGTGCCACCATTCCCAACTTTCTTCCGCTACTGGCAGAACGGTTCGCCCGCCAACGACTTCACGCTTTGGCGCGCGTGGAAGGCCGAGTCAGCGACGGCAGACCCACTGTGCTGTTTCTCTGCACCCACAACGCCGGCCGCTCCCAGATGGCGCTGGGCTATTTCACCCACCTGGCCGGCGACTTGGCCATCGCCTGGTCGGGAGGATCAGAACCCGGCACCGAGATCAATCCGGCCGCCATCGCTGCCATGGCCGAGGTCGGGATCGACATCACCGGTGAATACCCGAAGCCCTGGACCGATGAGATCGTGCAAGCCGCCGACGTCGTCATCACCATGGGTTGCGGAGACGCCTGCCCCGTGTTCCCGGGCAAGCGTTACGAGAACTGGGACCTTCCCGACCCGGCCGGTCAGGGCGTCGACGCAGTCCGGCCCATCCGCGATCAGATCGAACAACGGATCCAGCGCCTGCTTTCCGACCTCGGAGTCGCCGCACAGCAGCACGACCGCAGCTCTGAGTGA
- a CDS encoding metalloregulator ArsR/SmtB family transcription factor encodes MSNPHEPSAALACCPPGALLREPISAAAAADMATKLKALADPVRLQLFSAVASHAGAEACVCDVSAGLEVSQPTVSHHLRVLRDAGLLTSERRASWVYYAVVPEALASLSVLLGAVTASTAAGTPA; translated from the coding sequence ATGTCGAATCCGCACGAGCCGTCGGCCGCTCTAGCCTGCTGTCCGCCTGGGGCGCTTCTGCGCGAGCCGATCTCGGCGGCAGCGGCAGCGGACATGGCGACGAAACTGAAAGCCCTGGCCGATCCCGTGCGGCTTCAATTGTTTTCGGCGGTCGCCAGCCACGCCGGAGCAGAAGCGTGCGTCTGCGATGTCTCCGCGGGGTTGGAGGTCTCCCAGCCCACCGTGTCGCATCACCTGCGAGTGTTGCGGGACGCCGGGCTCCTCACGTCGGAACGCCGGGCGTCGTGGGTGTATTACGCGGTGGTACCCGAAGCGTTGGCCAGCCTGTCGGTGCTTCTCGGCGCGGTGACCGCGTCGACGGCGGCGGGGACACCGGCATGA
- a CDS encoding metalloregulator ArsR/SmtB family transcription factor, producing MNADNGLCRRRLPEDEVALVVESFRMLADATRVQIVWALSSGEMSVNDLAAHIGKPAPSVSQHLAKLRMARLVRTRREGTSIFYAVDNDHIKQLVRDAVFNAEHAGPGVPGHHRNTEQLAELHRVGGPSGEKERRA from the coding sequence ATGAATGCAGATAACGGACTGTGCCGCCGCCGTCTCCCGGAGGACGAGGTGGCATTGGTGGTCGAGTCGTTCCGCATGCTGGCCGACGCCACCCGCGTGCAGATCGTGTGGGCACTCTCCAGCGGGGAGATGTCGGTCAACGATCTGGCGGCCCACATCGGCAAGCCCGCGCCGTCGGTCTCGCAGCATCTGGCGAAGCTGCGCATGGCTCGCTTGGTGCGGACGCGCCGGGAAGGCACCTCGATCTTCTATGCGGTCGACAACGACCACATCAAGCAACTGGTCCGCGACGCGGTCTTCAACGCCGAGCACGCCGGTCCCGGCGTTCCGGGTCACCACCGCAACACCGAGCAGCTGGCCGAGTTGCACCGCGTGGGTGGACCGTCGGGGGAGAAGGAACGCCGGGCATGA
- a CDS encoding cation diffusion facilitator family transporter: MTHPHPHGDGTAGRLRAAVTEVFAPHSHDPADSIDGALQSSAAGIRAVKISLLALGATAVAQLAIVMISGSVALFADTVHNFSDALTSIPLWIAFAVGTRAATRRYTYGYGRAEDLAGLFVVAMIALSAIVAGVESVRRFINPVQIDHVGWVAAAGLLGFVGNELVALYRIRVGRRIGSVALVADGLHARTDGFTSLAVLLGAGGVALGIPLADPIIGIVITVAILAVLRTVVLDVFRRLMDGVDPALVDAAEAALRAEPGVIGVRSVKMRWIGHQLHADAELDVAPGTTLDGAHRIAHEAEHTLTHAVPKLSTALIHAYPADSHH, translated from the coding sequence ATGACACACCCTCACCCTCATGGGGATGGAACCGCGGGCAGGCTCCGGGCGGCAGTCACGGAGGTGTTCGCGCCGCACAGCCACGACCCCGCCGACAGCATCGACGGCGCGCTGCAATCCAGCGCCGCCGGCATCCGCGCGGTGAAGATCAGCCTCCTGGCGCTCGGCGCCACCGCGGTCGCCCAACTTGCCATCGTGATGATCTCCGGGTCGGTCGCCCTGTTCGCCGACACGGTGCACAACTTCTCCGACGCGCTCACGTCCATACCGCTGTGGATCGCCTTCGCTGTCGGCACCCGCGCCGCGACCCGGCGCTACACCTACGGCTACGGTCGCGCGGAGGACCTCGCGGGGTTGTTCGTCGTCGCCATGATCGCGCTGTCCGCCATCGTCGCCGGCGTCGAATCGGTCCGCCGCTTCATCAACCCGGTGCAGATCGACCATGTGGGCTGGGTGGCCGCCGCCGGACTGCTCGGCTTCGTCGGCAACGAATTGGTCGCTCTTTACCGTATCCGCGTCGGCCGCCGAATCGGGTCGGTCGCTCTGGTCGCCGATGGGCTGCACGCACGCACCGACGGCTTCACGTCGTTGGCTGTGCTGCTCGGCGCAGGCGGTGTCGCTCTGGGCATTCCGCTCGCCGATCCCATCATCGGGATCGTGATCACGGTCGCCATTCTGGCGGTGCTGCGCACGGTGGTGCTCGACGTCTTCCGCCGTCTGATGGACGGTGTGGATCCCGCTCTGGTCGACGCGGCGGAAGCCGCGCTGCGCGCCGAACCCGGCGTCATCGGAGTGCGCAGCGTGAAGATGCGCTGGATCGGGCATCAGCTCCATGCCGATGCCGAGCTCGACGTCGCCCCCGGCACCACCCTCGACGGAGCCCACCGCATCGCCCACGAGGCCGAGCACACCCTGACCCATGCGGTGCCGAAGCTGTCGACGGCGCTCATCCACGCCTATCCCGCCGACAGCCACCACTGA
- a CDS encoding response regulator transcription factor — translation MDSAQPLSAGTAGPGYRAVVVDDEAALAEVVATYLERERFEVTVCHTGVQALAMARDVDPDVVVLDIGLPGIDGVEVCRQLRTFSDAYVVMLTARDTEIDTIVGLSVGADDYVTKPFSPRELVARIRAMLRRPRSVGAPVAPVQQQLPPPRVFGPLSIDVSGRQVDLDCEPVTLTRTEFDILAALSSRPGVVWSRRQLIDAVWGENWVGNDHLVDVHVGHVRRKLGDEPSAPRFVVTVRGVGYRMGTGR, via the coding sequence ATGGACAGCGCCCAGCCTCTTTCCGCCGGCACTGCGGGTCCGGGCTACCGCGCCGTCGTGGTCGACGACGAGGCTGCGCTGGCCGAAGTCGTCGCGACCTATCTGGAGCGGGAGCGCTTCGAGGTGACGGTGTGTCACACCGGGGTGCAGGCACTGGCCATGGCGCGCGACGTCGATCCCGACGTGGTGGTGCTCGACATCGGACTACCCGGCATCGACGGTGTCGAGGTGTGCCGCCAGTTGCGCACTTTCTCCGATGCGTATGTGGTCATGCTGACCGCACGCGACACCGAGATCGACACCATCGTCGGCCTGTCCGTCGGGGCCGACGACTATGTGACCAAGCCGTTCAGCCCACGCGAACTGGTCGCCCGGATCCGCGCCATGCTGCGCCGTCCGCGCTCGGTGGGCGCACCCGTTGCACCCGTGCAGCAGCAGTTACCGCCGCCGCGAGTGTTCGGTCCGTTGTCGATCGACGTCTCCGGTCGGCAAGTCGACCTCGACTGTGAACCGGTCACGTTGACGCGCACGGAGTTTGACATTCTGGCGGCACTGTCGTCGCGACCGGGTGTGGTGTGGAGCCGCCGTCAGCTCATCGACGCGGTGTGGGGCGAAAACTGGGTGGGCAACGACCATCTCGTCGACGTCCACGTCGGCCATGTGCGCCGCAAACTCGGTGACGAGCCGTCAGCACCGAGATTCGTGGTCACGGTGCGCGGCGTGGGTTACCGGATGGGGACTGGGCGATGA
- a CDS encoding HAMP domain-containing sensor histidine kinase: MTTSRRWGMQRRLLLAQALVLLTSGATTWLVALLVGPALFREHLHQAGVPRDSSEQYHAEQAYQHATAISIAVAIAVAALTAFVVTAYLSRRVQRSVAEVSAAASAVAEGSYDIRVSSPQLGGEFDELASAFNQMAERLQAVESTRRQLFGDLAHEIRTPVSVLEAYLEAVEDGVKTLDLQTITTLRDQTARLVRFSADAAALAQAEEAQATIAPEWLDAGELLGAVRDAAADRYTAKGVEITAREDGPIFLWADRQRLTQVLGNLVDNALRHTPSGGHVTLAAVQQGLDTVFTVTDDGEGVAAEHLPHLFERFYRADPARHRGRGGAGIGLAIARALTEAHGGRISAGSQGPGTGTTLTVTIPSRPPAASRGTRPREVDDRAASPGL; the protein is encoded by the coding sequence ATGACGACGTCACGACGGTGGGGGATGCAGCGTCGGCTGCTGCTGGCTCAGGCGTTGGTGCTGCTCACCAGCGGAGCCACCACCTGGCTGGTGGCATTGCTGGTCGGCCCGGCGCTGTTCCGGGAGCACCTGCACCAGGCCGGCGTCCCGCGCGATTCCAGCGAGCAGTATCACGCCGAGCAGGCCTACCAGCACGCCACCGCGATCTCCATCGCAGTGGCGATCGCCGTCGCGGCGCTGACCGCCTTCGTGGTGACCGCGTACCTGAGCCGGCGCGTACAGCGCTCGGTGGCCGAGGTGTCGGCCGCTGCGAGCGCGGTCGCGGAGGGAAGCTACGACATCCGCGTGTCCTCGCCTCAGCTCGGCGGGGAGTTCGACGAGCTCGCGTCCGCGTTCAACCAGATGGCAGAACGTCTGCAGGCGGTGGAATCGACGCGTCGCCAACTGTTCGGCGATCTCGCCCATGAGATCCGCACGCCGGTGTCGGTGCTCGAGGCCTATCTGGAAGCTGTCGAGGACGGTGTGAAAACACTTGATTTGCAGACTATTACGACATTGCGCGACCAGACGGCGCGGTTGGTGCGGTTCTCGGCCGACGCCGCCGCGCTGGCGCAAGCCGAGGAGGCCCAGGCGACGATTGCACCGGAGTGGCTCGACGCCGGCGAATTGCTCGGGGCCGTACGTGATGCCGCCGCCGACCGGTACACCGCCAAGGGTGTGGAGATCACCGCGCGCGAAGACGGCCCGATCTTCCTCTGGGCGGACCGTCAGCGCCTGACCCAGGTGTTGGGAAACTTGGTCGACAACGCATTACGCCACACGCCCTCTGGTGGGCACGTCACCCTTGCCGCCGTGCAACAGGGTCTCGACACGGTGTTCACCGTCACCGATGACGGCGAGGGTGTCGCGGCCGAGCACCTCCCACATCTTTTCGAGCGCTTCTATCGGGCCGACCCGGCCCGGCATCGCGGCCGCGGCGGCGCGGGAATCGGTCTGGCGATCGCTAGAGCGCTGACCGAGGCCCATGGTGGCCGAATCAGTGCGGGGAGCCAGGGGCCCGGCACCGGCACCACTCTCACGGTCACGATTCCGAGTCGGCCGCCGGCGGCCAGCCGCGGCACCCGCCCGCGGGAGGTTGATGACCGGGCCGCCAGCCCCGGATTGTGA
- a CDS encoding DUF305 domain-containing protein gives MGALAAMTVVASCGNSADNQAQEAPASPTTSQTAGAAPVAAHNHADMMFARHMIPHHQQAIEMSDMILGKQDIDPRVAHLARQIKDAQGPEIETMQSWLDQWGMAGMDGMPGHSTMPGMAGMDGMMSPAQMQALQNAQGAEAAKLFLTGMITHHQGAIAMAENEIQNGQFPDTVALAESIKTSQQKEIDTMNDLLDSF, from the coding sequence ATGGGCGCGCTGGCCGCGATGACGGTCGTCGCATCGTGTGGCAATTCTGCGGACAATCAGGCCCAGGAGGCGCCTGCCTCCCCGACCACGTCGCAGACCGCCGGTGCGGCGCCGGTCGCCGCCCACAACCATGCCGACATGATGTTCGCCCGGCACATGATCCCGCATCACCAGCAGGCCATCGAGATGAGCGACATGATCCTGGGCAAGCAGGACATCGACCCTCGGGTGGCCCATCTGGCGCGGCAGATCAAAGACGCGCAGGGCCCGGAGATCGAGACGATGCAGTCGTGGCTCGATCAGTGGGGCATGGCGGGCATGGACGGAATGCCCGGCCATTCCACGATGCCGGGAATGGCAGGCATGGACGGGATGATGTCACCGGCGCAGATGCAGGCACTGCAGAATGCCCAGGGCGCGGAGGCCGCCAAGCTGTTCCTCACCGGGATGATCACGCACCATCAAGGCGCGATCGCGATGGCGGAGAACGAGATCCAGAACGGTCAGTTTCCCGACACGGTAGCACTGGCCGAGTCGATCAAGACCAGCCAGCAAAAGGAGATCGACACCATGAACGACCTCCTAGATTCGTTCTAG
- a CDS encoding heavy metal translocating P-type ATPase produces MTHPHDRHGPPVATDRHGHRDATALGHGAAHPGSSTAHGHAGHGGDHVAQFRKLFWVNLILAVPVVAFSSMFAMLLGYQVPDLPGVRWIAPLLGTVMYVVGGRPFLMGAVSEIRSRKPGMMLLIGLAITVAFVASWGASLGLLHHELEFWWELALLVVIMLLGHWIEMRALAQTTSALDSLAALLPDEAEKVEGDHTVTVSPAELQVGDVVVVRPGGRVPADGRIVDGRADMDESMVTGESRPVTRGVGDAVTAGTVATDSGLRVEITATGADTTLAGIQRLVAEAQNSSSRAQRLADRAAGWLFWFALLTAALTAVVWTAVGDPDAAVVRAITVLVIACPHALGLAIPLVVSIATERAARGGVLIKDRLALESMRTVDAVLFDKTGTLTKGEPTVTAIETAGEASKDEVLALAAAAEADSEHPLARAIVRAAEERGLAVPRATGFSSSPAVGVTAWVDGHEVRVGGPRLLEEVGAAEVGAASDWRDEGAIILHVVRDGTVLGGLRLTDEIRPESREAVDALHTLGVEVVMITGDAEAVAGAVGRELGIDRVFAGVRPEDKAAKVAALQQEGKKVAMVGDGVNDAPALAQADVGIAIGAGTDVAIASAGVILASSDPRSVLSVIQLSVATYRKMKQNLWWGAGYNLVSVPLAAGVLAPVGIVLPMSVGALLMSLSTVVVALNAQLLRRIDLRPEASTRAVLNR; encoded by the coding sequence ATGACACACCCTCACGATCGCCACGGCCCACCGGTTGCCACCGACAGGCACGGACACCGTGATGCAACCGCACTGGGCCACGGTGCCGCGCATCCCGGATCGTCCACGGCGCACGGGCACGCCGGCCACGGCGGCGATCACGTGGCGCAGTTCCGAAAACTGTTCTGGGTCAACCTGATTCTCGCGGTCCCGGTGGTCGCATTCTCGAGTATGTTCGCGATGCTGCTGGGCTACCAGGTGCCGGACCTGCCGGGTGTGCGCTGGATCGCGCCGCTGCTCGGCACGGTCATGTACGTCGTCGGCGGGCGTCCGTTCCTCATGGGCGCGGTGAGCGAAATCCGGTCCCGCAAACCGGGAATGATGCTGTTGATCGGGCTGGCGATCACGGTCGCGTTCGTGGCGTCCTGGGGCGCGAGCCTGGGCCTGCTCCACCACGAGCTGGAGTTCTGGTGGGAGCTGGCGCTGCTGGTGGTCATCATGCTGCTCGGCCACTGGATCGAGATGCGCGCGCTGGCTCAGACGACCTCGGCGCTTGACTCACTGGCCGCGCTGCTGCCCGATGAGGCCGAGAAGGTCGAGGGCGATCACACCGTCACCGTCTCCCCGGCGGAGTTGCAGGTCGGCGACGTGGTGGTGGTCCGGCCCGGCGGCAGGGTCCCGGCCGACGGCAGGATCGTCGACGGCCGCGCGGACATGGACGAGTCGATGGTGACCGGGGAATCCCGCCCGGTCACCCGCGGGGTGGGGGATGCCGTCACGGCCGGCACCGTCGCCACCGACTCCGGGTTGCGGGTGGAGATCACCGCCACCGGTGCCGACACCACGCTGGCCGGCATTCAGCGCCTGGTCGCCGAGGCGCAGAACTCCTCGTCGCGGGCTCAGCGCCTCGCCGACCGGGCCGCCGGATGGCTCTTCTGGTTCGCCCTACTCACCGCCGCGCTTACCGCGGTGGTCTGGACGGCCGTCGGCGATCCCGATGCCGCCGTGGTGCGGGCCATCACCGTGCTCGTCATCGCCTGCCCTCATGCGCTGGGTCTGGCGATCCCGCTGGTCGTGTCCATCGCCACCGAACGCGCCGCCCGGGGCGGCGTTCTGATCAAGGACCGGCTCGCGCTCGAGAGCATGCGCACGGTGGACGCCGTGTTGTTCGACAAGACCGGCACCCTGACCAAGGGTGAACCGACGGTTACGGCGATCGAGACCGCCGGCGAGGCCAGCAAGGATGAGGTGCTCGCGCTCGCGGCCGCGGCCGAGGCGGACAGCGAACATCCGCTGGCACGGGCCATCGTGCGCGCCGCCGAGGAACGGGGGCTCGCAGTGCCCCGTGCTACCGGGTTCTCCTCGTCCCCGGCCGTCGGGGTGACCGCGTGGGTCGACGGGCACGAGGTCCGAGTGGGCGGCCCGCGCCTGCTCGAGGAGGTCGGCGCTGCCGAGGTCGGGGCCGCCTCCGACTGGCGCGACGAGGGGGCGATCATCCTGCACGTCGTACGTGACGGCACCGTCCTGGGCGGCCTGCGCCTGACCGACGAGATCCGCCCCGAATCCCGGGAGGCGGTCGACGCGCTGCACACGCTGGGCGTGGAAGTCGTGATGATCACCGGCGACGCCGAGGCGGTCGCCGGTGCCGTAGGCCGCGAACTCGGCATCGACCGCGTGTTCGCCGGGGTGCGCCCGGAGGACAAGGCGGCCAAAGTCGCTGCGCTGCAACAGGAAGGCAAGAAGGTCGCGATGGTCGGTGACGGTGTCAACGACGCGCCTGCCCTCGCGCAGGCCGATGTGGGCATCGCGATCGGCGCGGGGACGGACGTCGCGATCGCCTCTGCGGGCGTCATTCTCGCCAGCTCCGATCCACGTTCGGTGCTCTCGGTGATCCAGCTGTCCGTCGCCACCTACCGCAAGATGAAACAGAACCTCTGGTGGGGGGCGGGATACAACCTCGTCTCCGTGCCGCTGGCCGCCGGTGTGCTCGCCCCCGTCGGAATCGTGCTGCCGATGTCCGTCGGGGCGCTGTTGATGTCTCTGTCGACGGTTGTGGTGGCGCTCAACGCGCAGTTGCTGCGGCGCATCGATCTGCGGCCCGAGGCCAGCACCCGAGCGGTCCTGAACCGTTGA
- a CDS encoding Rv2640c family ArsR-like transcriptional regulator — protein sequence MPKALPVIDTTAPVCCAPVASGPLSDADALEIAVRLKALADPVRVKIVSYLFSSASGEEISGDLATVLSLSESTVSHHLSQLRKAGLVLSDRRGMNVYHRVRPEALQALCTTLDPNCCR from the coding sequence ATGCCCAAGGCATTGCCCGTCATCGACACGACCGCACCGGTGTGCTGTGCACCCGTCGCGTCCGGCCCTTTGTCCGACGCCGATGCGCTCGAGATCGCGGTGCGACTCAAGGCGCTGGCCGATCCGGTGCGCGTCAAGATCGTGTCGTACCTGTTCAGTTCCGCTTCCGGCGAGGAGATCTCGGGTGACCTCGCCACGGTGCTGAGCCTGAGCGAGTCGACTGTGAGTCACCACCTCAGTCAACTCCGGAAGGCCGGCCTGGTGCTGTCCGACCGTCGCGGAATGAACGTCTACCACCGTGTCCGGCCCGAGGCGCTCCAAGCGCTGTGCACCACGCTGGATCCGAACTGCTGCCGGTAG
- a CDS encoding ArsI/CadI family heavy metal resistance metalloenzyme, whose translation MSRVQLALNVDDLDEAITFYGKLFGVEPAKVKPGYANFVVADPPLKLVLLENPGKGGSLNHLGVEVASSEAVHAEIARLTEAEMFTEEEIGTTCCFATQDKVWVTGPGGEKWEVYTVLADSETFGVAPAASASCC comes from the coding sequence ATGTCCCGTGTGCAGCTGGCGCTCAACGTCGACGATCTCGACGAGGCAATCACGTTCTACGGCAAACTCTTCGGCGTCGAACCGGCCAAGGTCAAGCCGGGCTATGCCAACTTCGTCGTCGCCGACCCGCCGCTCAAGCTCGTGCTGCTGGAGAACCCCGGCAAGGGTGGCAGCCTGAACCACCTAGGGGTCGAGGTGGCCTCGAGCGAGGCCGTGCATGCCGAGATCGCCCGGCTGACCGAAGCTGAGATGTTCACCGAGGAGGAGATCGGGACGACGTGCTGCTTCGCCACCCAAGACAAGGTGTGGGTCACCGGACCGGGAGGCGAGAAGTGGGAGGTCTACACCGTGCTAGCCGATTCGGAGACGTTCGGAGTTGCTCCCGCGGCGTCAGCGTCGTGCTGCTGA